The segment GGGCGCCGGCGGCCATCAGGTTCTTGGCGGCGACGAAGGCTTCATCCTGGGTGACGGCAACCTCGCCGCGCGGCACGGCCACGCCGAACTTCGCGAGGATTGCCTTGCCCTGGTACTCGTGGATTTTCATGGATGCGAATGGGTGGAACGCGCGCACAGGCCGCGTGTCACGGGCTGCGCGAAAACATTGATTGTAAAGGGACATGGAGGGAATGGGCAAACTCGTCACCCGTCGGGAGTGACCCAGGTACGCGCCCAACCGCGGGGCGCGAACGTGGGGCACCGCCCTGAATCTTTGCAGTGCAACTAACACTTGACAACATGATACATCGTATTGCATAGTATCGCGCATGGCGGCTGCCGAACGTGCCGGCGCGGATGCAACCGAGAAGTGGGAGGTACAACTGCGCAAGGGGTGCCTGGAGTTGGCCATCCTAGCCAGTCTCTGGGAGGGCAAGCTCTACGGTTTGGAGATTCTGCGACGACTGGAAGACGGTTCGGGCCTGGTGGTGGCCGAAGGCACGGTGTATCCCCTGCTCAGCCGACTGAAGGCGGAAGGATTGCTTGATTCCGAATGGGTGGAAGCGGAAGCGGGGCATCCCCGTAAGTATTACCGGCTGACGCCCTTCGGTAAGAAACGGGCGGTGGAAATGGCGCGCGTGTGGTCGGAATTCGCGGGGAGCGTAGAAGACTTGGTGGCGCCGCTCCGGAAAGGAGAACGGCGATGACGATTGCCCAGGCAGCGGCCCGGAGGGTCGAGAGCTACCTGAACGAGGTGCGCGCGGGACTGCGCGGCATTCCGAACGCTCAGGCTTTAGAAATCGTGGAAGAGCTTCGCAGCCACATTCTGGACCGGGCGGCAACCAGCGGAGAAGTCACCGAGGCGGGCGTGGCAGCTGCGCTCGAACGGCTGGGGCGCCCGAAAGAAATTGCCGCGATGTACGTGGCGGAGAACATTGTGACCCGGGCGGAAAGGAGTTTTTCTCCGTGGCTGGTCCTGAAGGGACTCTTTCACTGGGCAGGAATCAGTGTGGCGGGCGTGTTCGTCTTCTTCACGTCGCTGACGGGATACGCGATCGCCGCGAGTTTCACGCTCAGCGCCCTGATGAAGCCCTTGGCGCCGGACCGTGTGGGACTGTGGGTGCGTGAAGACGTTTATTCACTCGTGGTGCTGGGCATAATCGATGCGCCTCATTCTGGAACGGAGCTCCTCGGGTGGTGGATTATTCCGGTGGGATTAATGGTTGGGATTGGCTTGTTCCTGCTGACATCGCAGTTCAGCTTGTGGAGCTTGCGCAAGTTCCAGCGAATGCGGGCCGG is part of the Terriglobales bacterium genome and harbors:
- a CDS encoding PadR family transcriptional regulator, which gives rise to MAAAERAGADATEKWEVQLRKGCLELAILASLWEGKLYGLEILRRLEDGSGLVVAEGTVYPLLSRLKAEGLLDSEWVEAEAGHPRKYYRLTPFGKKRAVEMARVWSEFAGSVEDLVAPLRKGERR